The genomic interval TCCCGAGCGGACGTTTTCTCCACGAGACCCTGCTCGTGCGCCTGAAAGCCCAGCTCGAGCTGCCGCACCTGACGCCCATCCACCGGCTCGACCGCGAGACGGCGGGCGTGGTCATCTTCTCGCACAACCTCGATTCGCGCGGGAAGTACCAGTCGATGTTCCAGAAGCGGGTAGTGAAAAAAGTGTACGAGGCCCTGGCCGGGCCGATCGAGGGGAGGGAGTTCCCCTTCACCTACCGCAGCCGCATGCAGGACGCGGCGCAGTTTTTCGTCAGCGAAGAAGTGGTGGGCGAGCCGAATTCGGAAACGCTGATCGAGGTCATCGAGCGCCGCGGCGACGTGGTGCGCTACCGCCTGCACCCGCACACGGGGCGCAAGCACCAGCTGCGCCTGCATTTGTCGTCCCTGGGCGCGCCGATCCTGAACGACGCGTTTTACCCGGTGGCGCTGCCCTGCAAGGGCGACGATTTTTCGGCGCCGCTGCAGCTGCTGGCGCGCTCGATCAGTTTTGACGATCCCCTGACGGGGGAACCGCGCACGTTCAACAGCGAACGCACGCTCGATTGGCCGTGAATGGTGGGCACGGGGCGCCTCGCCGGCCGC from Massilia sp. Se16.2.3 carries:
- a CDS encoding pseudouridine synthase; the encoded protein is MGHQADANSHVPLPVKSGVAPSYLWLTETRAGGMLRFLSERFPDVAPASWAARLQRGEVVDAAGKPLQADSHVRQGMRIWYYRELDEAETPIPFKERILFQDAHLLVVDKPHFLPMIPSGRFLHETLLVRLKAQLELPHLTPIHRLDRETAGVVIFSHNLDSRGKYQSMFQKRVVKKVYEALAGPIEGREFPFTYRSRMQDAAQFFVSEEVVGEPNSETLIEVIERRGDVVRYRLHPHTGRKHQLRLHLSSLGAPILNDAFYPVALPCKGDDFSAPLQLLARSISFDDPLTGEPRTFNSERTLDWP